The segment GGTATGCCGTGCCCGGCGCGGTCATCGTGGTGGGCCTGCTGCTGCCGGTGGGCTGGGTGCAGGCCCGCTGGCCCGAGGCCGGTGCAGCCTACTGGGTCACGGCTACCTCGCTGGGCCTGGTCTGGGCCTATCTGGTGCGCTTCGTGGCCGTGGCCCTGCAGTCGGTGCAAAGCGGTTATGCCCGCATTCCGGCCAGCCTGGACGACAGTGCCCGCATGCTGGGTAGCAGCGGCTTCGGCCTGCTGCACCGGGTGCACTGGCCGCTGCTGCGCCGCTCGGTCATGGCAGCCACCCTGCTGGTGTTTGTCGACGTCATGAAGGAATTGCCGGCCACCCTGGTGCTGCGGCCCTTTGACAGCGACACCCTGGCCGTGGTGGCCTACCAGCTGGCACGCGACGAGCGCCTGGGCGAGGCGGCGCTGCCTTCGCTGGCCCTGGTGCTGGTGGGCTTGATCCCGGTACTGTTGCTCAGCCGCACACTGCGCAGCCGCAATGCGCAGGATGAGGGTTAAAACGCAACATCCATAAGGGTAGGCCTGTATAAAATGAGAATGTATTTATATTAGGAACTGACAAGTCATGAGCAAGCGTTCCATCCAGGCAAGCCCGGCCACCGTGACCGAACCGGATCAGGTTTTCGAACTGGCAGCGGAGGTTTTCCGTGTCATGTCGGCGCCCATGCGGCTCAAGATCATCAGCCACCTCTGTGATGGCGAGCGCAATGTCAGCTATCTGCTGAGCAAGATCGACACCACCCAGCCCAATATGTCCCAGCACCTGACCACGCTGTACCAGGCGGGTGTGCTGGGCAAGCGCCGTGAAGGTGTGCAGATCTATTACCGCATCATCGACGACCGCGTTTCATCGCTGTGCCGTGCCGTGTGCACCCAGATCGCCATGGATGCGGACTTCGAGTCTCCCATGGCCGAACCTACGGCCTCGCCGGCGACCTGAGCGCTGGCACACGACCAAAGAAAAGGGGCCTGACAGGCCCCTTTTCGCTGCGTATCTTTGCGCTCAGGGCTTCAGGTAGACGTAACCCTCCAGCGCTTGCAGACGCGCCACCTCGGCCACGCCCGAGGGCACGATCTTGGTTTCCATCAGCAGGCGATCCGGGTTGATGTTGCGCACCGTCAGGGTGTTGTTGCAGACGCGGAACTCGACACCCTTGCCGGCCAGGTCGCTCACGGCACCGCTGAACTCGCGGCCCTGGCTGTCCTTGGCGTCCTGCAG is part of the Rhodoferax sp. BAB1 genome and harbors:
- a CDS encoding metalloregulator ArsR/SmtB family transcription factor yields the protein MSKRSIQASPATVTEPDQVFELAAEVFRVMSAPMRLKIISHLCDGERNVSYLLSKIDTTQPNMSQHLTTLYQAGVLGKRREGVQIYYRIIDDRVSSLCRAVCTQIAMDADFESPMAEPTASPAT